The genome window GAGGAGTACCGCGGCCGCTATCCGAAGCAGCTCTCGGGCGGGCAGCAGCAGCGCGTCGGGGTCGCCCGCGCGCTCGGTGGCGACCCGCAGGTCATGTTGATGGACGAGCCTTTCGGGGCGATCGACCCCATCACCCGCGAACGCCTCCAGAACGAGTTCCTCCGCCTCCAGTCCGAGGTGCGCAAGACGATCGTGTTCGTCACCCATGACATCGATGAGGCCATCAAGATGGGGGACCGGATCGCGATCTTGCAGGAGGGGTCCTCGATCGCCCAGTACGACACCCCGGAGAAGATCCTCACCGCACCGGCCAACGACTTCGTCCGTGACTTCATCGGTGGAGGCGCCTCCCTGAAGCGGCTGAGCCTGTCCCGGGTCCGGGACATCGAGCTCGCGCCGTGGCCCACGGTGTCCGCCGCGGACTCCGTGGAACAGGCGCACCGGGTGCTGCGCGAATCGGACCACAGTGCGGTCCTCGTGCTGGATACGGAGGGGCGCCCGGCCCGCTGGGTCGGTGCAGATGACCTGCGCCGGGGCGAGGGGCAGTCCCTGGACCGGATCGGCACCGTGCCTCAGGCCGTCGTGGAGTCCCGGGCCACCCTGAGTGACGCGCTCAACGAGCTCATCGCCGCCCGCTACGCCGTCACCGTCGTGGTGGATCAGGATGGTCGGCACCTGGGCGTCGTGGACATCGAGCAGATCAACGAGGCCATCCGCTCCATGCGCCACTCCGCCGTCGCCGAGGCCCGCACCGAGTTCGCGGACGGGAGGACGACACCATGAGCACCGTCACCCCTGCCGGGGTCCGGGACACCGACGTCGTCGCCCAGACCCCGCCCGCCGCGGGCCGCCGCGGATGGGTGGGTTACCTGATGATGCCCCTCATCCTGGCCGTCGTCCTGGTCTCCCTGTACCTGTACGTGACCGGCCGGGAACTCGATTCGATCGAGGCACGTTCACTGAACGCGGCCGCGCTGTCCACGGCCGTGGGGGAGCACGTGGCCCTCACCGCGGTCTCCACCGCGATCACGCTCCTGATCGCCGTCCCCCTGGGCATCCTGCTGACCAGGCCGTTCACCCGCCGGGTCCGTCCGTACATCATCACCCTCCTGACCCTGGGCCAGGCGGTGCCGACGATCTCCGTCCTCGTGCTGCTGGCCGTGATGTTCCTGTTCCTCGGGTTCCAGGCCGCGATCGTCGGCCTGGTGCTCTACGCGATCATCCCGGTGCTGCTGAACACCATGGTTGGACTGGAACAGGTGGACGAGAACGTGCTCGAGGCAGGGCGGGGCATGGGCCTGTCCCGGTTCCAGGTCCTGCGTCGCCTGGAGCTGCCCTTGGCCGTGCCCGTGATCCTGGCGGGCGTCCGCAC of Citricoccus sp. K5 contains these proteins:
- a CDS encoding ABC transporter ATP-binding protein (Members of the family are the ATP-binding subunit of ABC transporters for substrates such as betaine, L-proline or other amino acids, choline, carnitine, etc. The substrate specificity is best determined from the substrate-binding subunit, rather than this subunit, as it interacts with the permease subunit and not with substrate directly.) codes for the protein MTQTPQTTPEPEVMIRLENLTKRFPGTQRNAVDGLTLDIHAGEIVVLVGPSGCGKTTTMKMINRIIEPTSGRIILGGEDVTTTNADQLRRRIGYVIQQTGLFPHLTIGENVATVPKLLGWDAARTRARVDELLSMVNMDPEEYRGRYPKQLSGGQQQRVGVARALGGDPQVMLMDEPFGAIDPITRERLQNEFLRLQSEVRKTIVFVTHDIDEAIKMGDRIAILQEGSSIAQYDTPEKILTAPANDFVRDFIGGGASLKRLSLSRVRDIELAPWPTVSAADSVEQAHRVLRESDHSAVLVLDTEGRPARWVGADDLRRGEGQSLDRIGTVPQAVVESRATLSDALNELIAARYAVTVVVDQDGRHLGVVDIEQINEAIRSMRHSAVAEARTEFADGRTTP
- a CDS encoding ABC transporter permease; the protein is MSTVTPAGVRDTDVVAQTPPAAGRRGWVGYLMMPLILAVVLVSLYLYVTGRELDSIEARSLNAAALSTAVGEHVALTAVSTAITLLIAVPLGILLTRPFTRRVRPYIITLLTLGQAVPTISVLVLLAVMFLFLGFQAAIVGLVLYAIIPVLLNTMVGLEQVDENVLEAGRGMGLSRFQVLRRLELPLAVPVILAGVRTALVINVGTATLATYINGGGLGDVIMAGLSTNRVLVQVVGAVLTSVLALLIDYLAGLAENLLQPKGLRSAGT